The DNA window CCAAAATAAGAACGCCATTAGCCAGAGCTGCAATTACACCccataaacaaacaaaaaaaaacgctacaCCACATTCTTAATTTTGTAGCATGGGTAATATTACACATATGCATAGGGTGAGGTAATAAAGTGAAGGCAAAGATCCTGTCCAATATATGCCAACAATATGTTATTTAATAGTTTAACAATATATCACTAACATCTGCTTCCTATAATAattatagcaaaaaaaaatcagcaaaaactGTAATGACCCATGACAGACTGCTAGTGTGACAGACAAACAGCTGGGATCAATTCAGGCTAATCATGCGCGCCAGTAAATTACAGCAACTCAAAGAAATCACGGACAGTAGTAGGCAGTCGAAAACATTCAGCTGATGATCAAGCGGGAGAAAAAcggttttaaaaaatgtgcaaaaatccTCACTTATACGATGAAACTAAAAAATGTGCTCACATTTTTGGTACTGCAGAAGAATATATAGATAAACAAAggagaattttaaaaacataCCAGTGTCTTTACGATGCTGTATAGCCCATGCACGTAGTTCTTCACGCACCTTCGGTTCTGCCTTAAATACTATCCATCGAACTtcgaaatttaaaagaattgaACTCCaacttgaacaaaaaagaattcctcCGCTCAAAATTCTCAGACCTCCTATATTCCTTTTTCATCATGATGTTGTCAATCAAAAAGTTCTGTTGCAAATCACCGTCATGTACTTTTCTCtctcattttcaaaatcataaCTGTCTATCGACATACTCAAAATAAAAGACAACATCAAAACTATAAGCATAGCATAGCATTATAAGAGCAACTACTAGATCCGTCTTCACAAAATGCTTGGTCTAATATCTGATTTTTGTTCTCAACAACTAAAACAACCAAgacaaatagtgaaaaaaaaacagtcccTAACGTCGACAAGAACAATTGAAACTGTTCCAAAGGAACCGCGTTTAGAACGAATGAATTATAAATAAACGCacggaagcaaaaaaaaaggactgaaAGATATCGCAAGGTTAGGGAATTTCTAGCAGATAATGCATATAATATGGCTATTCAAGTGTACTTCAGGAAGCTGTGTGCAGTTCTACCACTTTTACAACACTTAATATCATCTTTACAAAATCACTTCACTACAGGAGGGCTTCATCAGTTATAATTCACTACATTACCTTTACGACTAGCTTTTTCTCCCCTATCTGGAAATCGTTGAGCACCCGCAATGCTCTTAATGTCCCTTCTGGTTCCTCAAAATCACAGAATCCAAATGCTTGGTATTTCCCATTCGAGCCTTGTATTCTTTTCCAAGTTGTAACCGTTCCACATTCCTTAATAACGGAACACACATCTTCGCGGTCAAATCATTATGACAGATCAAAAGAATCATACCTGCAGCATTTGCTGCATGAATTCGTTGCTACATTTCTCGGAAATGTTCCCAACAAATACAGTCGTCACTGGCTTTTGCTTCACTGGAGTAATTTGGATCTGAAACAGAATCCTAGTTACGGAGTATCACCTTTCGTGAGAGAGAAATATCGATGTTATGTTCGAAGGGATAGAAAAGAACGTGCAGTCATCAACAAAATCCGAATGAGTGATCAGCTGTCAGGTGTCGGGTCTCAGCAGCAAGCCAATCCCCATCCTAACATTCTAATTTGCATAACAAAGCAacacattttcaaaagagaaaggCATTTTACTGCAGCGCTCTTATAGACAGCTTCATTATCGATGTCAGTTCGAGTTcgacttcaaagaaaagtacctGAGGAGGGATGAATCCACGTCCAATTGGATTGAAGAAGATTTGCGGTTGCGGAGGAAAGCCTGAAGAAGTGCAACTAAGATTAAACAGCTTCGGCacagttatttttctttttaattgaaCTGACCAATATCTAGCGCTTACCAGGTAACAGAATGTTCTCCAAACCCAGAAAGGGTAACATTATGGATATTTGATCAGATTGTACTTTACAACAAATCACGGTGAAATCGCGGCCTGCCGAACAAGTAGGCGGGAAGCGAACAAGCGCGTCTCTGGATGTTCTTAGTGATGTTTGGGGGGATGAGATAGCGAAAATCGATACTTCCTAGTTCTTCACACAAGCGACGCTGACAACTGCAGGAACATTGAGTGGAACAACACACTTGTTGCTCGCGGCGACTAAACGAAACATGCGATTGAACGAACGAAATTGAATAATTGATAATTGAGTTCTGTGGGGTGAAGAGACACGAAAACGCCCGCATTCCATTGTTTACGAATGCAGCAGCTGAACAACCAAGGgtgattagaaagaaaaaaatgaggtataATAGAGGTTGGGTCTAAgagtttcctcaaaaaaacACATTGATTACGTAAAGCAAGAGTCTTTTTACGTTTGGAAAACCAGCAATTATAAGGTTTGTGAAGAACAAAGGTGGAACGAGATATTAGAAATCAATGCATTCATCAAAGTTTTCCACAGATACTGGATAATGCATACTGGATCTTACTGAGACCACAAAAATCCTGATAAAATCTACAAACTACAAGATTTGCACTACTGCTAAGAGTAGTGCATAGCAGATAACAAAAAGGTGAAATGCCTCTCAAGTTATGCACTTGTTTAGAAACTAGTGCataaattaagttttttttctttccttctaacTCTGCGATAATTGACTGAAGCAGCTAAGGAATGCTTCACGAAAAGCAATGTCAACCAATgtactatttttattacttcacATGCAGTTAACGTTAGGTTGAAGCGAAAATACCACTTGAACAGTCTTTCTGCAGGAATTTCTcggaatttctgaaaataactACGAGCAGTTATACGTCAATGAGTTAGTTCTTTGAGCTAGCTGCGAAGCAATGAACCTCACTAATGGCGACGCTTGCGGAGATGGGACAACTGCAATGATATCTCCTCGTTCCAGCAGCAGTATTCTAACAAATCGATCGTGGGGAAAGGATCATAGTCATACGAGATTTTCTTGATAGGGATAAGTACAAATGTGCGAGATTTGGAGAGGTATAAATTTTATACTATTACAAACGAAAATCTCACTAGTTTCTGCAAATGTACCGGGAATATGGatcttttttctactctgACTAGGCGTTTCACATCAAAAGCAGACTATATTTTATCGTCTTGAACTATAGTACGACGGGTCGCCTAAAAGCGGCAAACTTCACTATATTAAAGTCGAGTGTGTGTTTTTGCGCGATTGTTCAAAGTAAAACCAATGCAGTTAGAAAAGTACCAAATTTGTAGAGTTATTATTAAATTTGTCAATAGGAgagaaaatcaggaaaagaCCCAGTTATGCAGGATTGGAGAGGAACAGATAATAAATCTGATTCctgttcttaaaaaaaaaaccgtgatGATGTACAGAGGTTAAAATACAAACGCAGCAAAATTGGAGCAGTGATCGACTGAAGCTCCACGATCTGTGATATCTATATAAGCAAATGACGAATGACCTCTCTGTAAAAAAGGTGAACAGATGTGGTACGTGAAAGAATAATGAGAGAATAGAGACTGTTCGTATTTCACCACATATCGACTAGCCTATGTCGATACATATTGGACTagccagttcttttttttttgtcataacGGCACTCTATGACGTCCAGAGAGGAATAATGACGACGGAGTTTACTGCATTCAAAACATGGCATGGGTAGTTCTGCAAAAGACTCCACCCTTCGGAACCTACCAATAAACGGAAAGAGCTCTATGTACGGTTGATGACCGGGGAGTTTATTAGACGTTTCAATGTCTTCGATTTTCTGCATCTCCTCTATAAATTCCTTGCAAATTGTTGGATGGGAATGACTAGTATTCCATCGTTCAGCTGCAATAATATGCATGCTGCGCCGTCAAATTGCGCTTTCGAAGCAGTTGCTTTTAGCAGCTTTTAAGAATCAAAACCACGCGAAGAGGCTACACATCGATACCATCCTAACGTTACGAAGATATCTCAGAAAAAGCTGACATGGAAGAAGAATAAGATGTATCATATCGTCCTTTGAGAGGTTATACTTTATTTGTGGGCATTTCTTACACCTTCGCAAAATCGAACAGCTATTTCGTGAACTATTGCAAACAAtcattttcaagtaaaaagCTAAACGCGTTGAAGCAGTGTCAAGTGTAAggtgctttgatttttccgacGGGAGGGTGAGGGAGAGATAGGAAGAGGAGTGAGGAGAGAGAAaggagaggaggaggagatgtgagtgaagaagaaaaagaagtaggtCGATGGTGGCACAAATTGAATAAAACTGGGTAAAGAACATATAGAAGAAAACAGTTATTGCTATTCTTGAAAATTCCTAGTTTCTTCGAAATTTAACCGCTTTGGCATTTATGACGTATATACCCGCACCGTAGAAAAGTGAGCAAAACACTATGGTTAATCCCGTATTTGCCCGCCTGCGGCGTTTTATATGCGCATTGGCTCCTGTCCAATCGGACCAATCTGGCAAACCCCTCCCTGGAAGTGAAATGTACTAATTTTCTGCATCTTTCTGTGCACCGGATACGTGTTTACTCTCTACGCCTTTTAAggatttgaatgaaaaaaaaactgaaaatattttttgtgaaatttccaTCACAAATTCCGAGAAAACCGGATCACTTCGGAAAGGAAATTATTGCATTAAATTATGGGAATTTTTTAGACCGTACATTTAAATATGAGGATGATTCTTTACAACGCGGTTCTGTTTTTCTGGTATGGTATGGTTTTCTGGTTTGGGTGGTTCTAgaatttccttcaattttattgAATGTGAAAAAGTGTATGGTCTTGATGCTGATAAGTTCATGTCTAACAACTCGGTTCATACTGGATGTAAAGCTGTTCGTTTCAAAGTACATTGTAGGCGAGGAATTTCTCTATCAAAATCCATATTTTCTAGTTTCCAAGAATATATTTTTTCCACAACTTAGATGCGATAATGATGGGAAATGCGCCACTTTTCACAAGTGTATCTACTCTGTCTTCGTTATAATTCCGTTAGTTCGAGAGAGGGAAGCGAAGGTAGTCATTTTCGACTTAGTGCTTAGCCAGGCCAGCCAACAGCTCCTCCACAATGCAACTGATCCTCCAAGTTAAACggcctcaagaaaaaaaagctaccgAAAGAATAGTTTGAGTTTAGAGGCGTACAAGTACGAGCTATCCTGTGCAACGCAATCCCCATGCTTTGTGTCGTCCGGAAATTGGCTCTTCAACACTTGTGCAGTTCCTTCTTCACGTAGAACGCGGCAGTTTACAGACGAAAATTTCTACAGGTGACGCCTTCAAAAACACCGACGGCACCGGCATTTCCTTTGAAGTTCGTCTAATTTTCGAACATtcaggaaaaacaacaaaaataagtaCTCAAAAAGACCGAGGTGGAAAGCCAGTTGTAGCTGatgttgtttcttattttccacTGAGCACctcaaaaattaaacaacTGGTTGTGAACATATAGTTAATCGGTTTGGCGTGTCCAATAGCCAAATTAATAACATTTGATATTCCAATACAACACCTTCGAACGTTCTCGTTTCCTCAAAGCTCGGCGTATTTCTATCTGTTTTCTATTAGTGGTACACTATGTAGCGACGAGTGCGAGCTACCAGTGCCCGCACACCCGGTGGAACATTGCgtctctgaagacggcgaaaaagccgaaacgttaggctaataaaagttccatctaaaaatcccgtaggcacactaatagaaaacacatcttatttttattgcgATGGTTGTTAGCAATATAAGGTGCCTTCCTTTTAATAGTGCATTGAAGGCAGTATTTCTCAACAAATACCCTGCctcttaaaaaaacagaacaacatTATGGAGACCAATAATCAAAGCTTTAGCCTTAGAGGAATTACCCCCGCTATACTGCATACGCTGCATACCAAATGAATTCACCGCAATTATTTTTGTGAGCGCTTCGAAATGTATAGAAAAAGTCACCAACCAAATGGAGGCATTGGAAACCGCGGAGGGAATGCCATCGCTGAAGTAACCGTGGAATATCTGGCAAGAAAGTCAGAATTGTTGCACCGGatctgtaaaagaaaaatgaagtacGATAGTcgcaaaaatacagaaaatctCATAATTAAATAACGCGTGACAGCATAATAATTAGTTATGCAAAATACAATGTGGGATCACGAATAAATCTGGAAAGGTGCAAAGGTAGGTGGGCGGTGGCACCCAACGCTGTTCTAGTTAAACTGTGCTTTTGAGCGCAAAAGTCCATAAAGTGCAAAAAccattcttgtttttgtgtCGCTTCAAATCACAAATGTTTTTCCCATTTGAAAAGGCAATAGTTCATTAATCGATTGTCCATCACTTGAAGTGAATAGCTAGGTAAGTCGGAGCTTCccaaaacctaagcattagtcttcaaggatctatgacatgtaggctaaagctactaagaatTAAAATACTAATAGTTCCgtctctatcttcctttttatctCAGTAGCTTTAGCCTGCATGTCGTAgattctctaagactaatgcttatgTTTTAGGGCCGACTAACACAGTAATTCACTTCAAGTAATAACCTGTCGAGTGATCAACTAACCGCTTTTCGAAAGGGAAAGCTATTCGTCACTTAAGAACGGTTCTTGTGCTCTATGAACGTTTTACGCACAAAAATATAGCTCAACTAGAGCAGCTTTAAGTCCCCCCCACCCCACCTACTTTTGCACAGTGGAAATACATCTCGATGCTATCAAAATTAAAACAGAAAACGATAACTTCGGCTTTCCAGGGTGTATTTTGCAAGGTGAAATTGAGATCTATTCgtaattctagaaaaaaaagagaatagagaattaggaacaaataaaCTGATTTAACAAATCTAATTATTGCGACTTTGACAACGTAGACTTAGGGTTCCATCCTAATTGAAAATGCGCAACgtccataagaaaaaaaaatcaagaatgcTTAAGTGATTCTTACAGACAGGTCATTAGTAGAATAAACAAACAGTGATGGCaacgtataaaaaaaaaacttcacagaGAAACTTTCCATAGGTTTCAAcctttcgaaaaaagaaatcgaaaagcTATAGTTTTGCTGTTCACAACCGCACACAATACTTCGAAAACGTATCTTCTGACGAATATGAGACatctttttagaaataaaacgtTCGTTTCTCCTTTGCAATTCAATCACGACGATGATGAACGCGCTATAGTTGTCATGTTAATATTTACAATATGATATATATCACGCTAACAAATGCGCTTTCTCATTTCAGAACTGTTATCCTGCATCAGAAGTCGTGTACATCTTGATTTAACCTTGATTTTCACTCCGCAGCTTCTGTTActggctaaaaaaaaagtcgcctGGAATCTACAACAAAACGTAAAGATAGTGTGATTAAATTGAATGTTTCAAATTATTTAGCGAATATTTGAAATTGGTGAATGTGAAGAGGCAGTTAAACGTCATTTAACTGCAGAAGCACCACGACGAATTGCATAATCGATCTCCAAAGCTCGGGAAAAAGTGCGCGCTTCGCGCAATTCAAACAAGCCACCAGCGTTACGAGTGACCTGATACTCACACAACAACGAAATTGATGtagaaacaataataaactGAATTAGTTCCTCCAATATCGAAAAGATAGACTATAAAATAACCTCACATTTCAAGAATCCTAATTAAAATCGAACGTAGTTCAATGAACATTTCCAACGCAATGAAATTGCAGCGTTTCGATAACCGAAAATGTGAGAgattttcaaaagtgaaaTTGTGGAATATCCTTAATAGGACATCCTGCAGGAACTCAAAGGAGAAATGAGAACATCGTTAAGCGTAAAGTTAGACTTCAAAAAGGTTCTCGATTTTGAATGACTCgggaaaaatgtgaaagatcGTATTTAATCGTATTTAAGCGTATCCCATTCAGATCTTATGATAAAAATCAGGAATGATTGATGATGTGGATTCGCTTTCGGACGGTTCTACGCAAGAAAAAACCACCACAATATCGAAAGATGGAAATGATGTGATAATCGACAAAACGTGGACAGAGAGACAGAGCAGCGCGGAAAAGTCGATAATCCGAAGAACGTCGATACCAGCACACCCGCTAGGCAACCGTCAACGCCGCGCGAACCACACACCACACCCGGACAACTCGGACGTGTCCGATTAAATTCGCACGCCGCAATCAAAACGTTCCGTGTGTGATGTGGTGCACGTACCGCACCACATCACGGTCATCGTTACCGTTGAGTTATTCaataagggaagaaaaaacaccaacCAGTTGGTGATTCCCTATCCCTTGTCGTTGAACTTGAACATTCCTTGCATTGAATTAAACTATACTACGCCTTAGTGCcctaccaagcctttcatccttccggggtcgatgaattcgtaccggacttgtctgggaggataaaaacactgaattgacacatcggctggccaccgtAAGTCATTttacaggccagttacacgttcgtaaacctctaacgattctgaattgaagtgaacgtgggtgcgcatcccaagcggattgattaactttTAACTTTACTTCAAGCAACAGAGTTAGTACTTGTTTTCGCGtcatttttaaacaaattacaCCAATCTCTAGTTCCtctttttcgagaaatattATTGGagaatcaatttttgttttcattgtttctatTCTAAATAATCTTTCTAACGAACACAGTTTtagcatcccaagcggattgattaacgccagacattttatattttatccttatttttatattatgtcTAACTGCCTCTGAGATCGAACGTTTATCCGTGCAGTACGGCCTGACGACAGTCACGTTTTCCTCAGAGGTCCGAGTCCGAAAGTGTGGTTCTATTTGCAATTTGGAGCTAAGCAAGTAAGCTAAGTATTGTATCACCTTCTGGATAGTTCATAggggaaagcaaaaaaaaagacaacaacaaaaaaggcaAAACACTAGCGAAAGTTCGTCAGTGACAATTTCCCGATGGAGCAAACGCAATGGACCTTAACTTCCATTGTTTTGTCGCGAGAATAT is part of the Necator americanus strain Aroian chromosome V, whole genome shotgun sequence genome and encodes:
- a CDS encoding hypothetical protein (NECATOR_CHRV.G17940.T1), which encodes MIDDVDSLSDGSTQEKTTTISKDGNDVIIDKTWTERQSSAEKSIIRRTSIPAHPLGNRQRRANHTPHPDNSDVSD